From Hoplias malabaricus isolate fHopMal1 chromosome 11, fHopMal1.hap1, whole genome shotgun sequence, a single genomic window includes:
- the LOC136710126 gene encoding uncharacterized protein gives MATTGCFACSECGMFSLTPFSTSSDKYSGCICSKCQLVSSLVDKVDQLEVRIRSLLLLRDKQRDSVLATPGALGRVSTPTTPALEPSQRGEWVTSRRHSRKAKADANAEAKASPPGHHAPPIRVSNRFAPLSEAPAEEPVKSALVIGDSIVRHVKLATPLGAPAVTVSCLSGARAPDISGNLRLLANRRYSRVVIHVGANDIRLRQSEVTKGNITEVIKLAQTMSDAVICSGPIPMRRGDEAYSRLWALNCWMSKRCSENQVGFIDNWLRFEGKPGLIGRDGIHPTREGAALLSCSIAHSLLVSRQSSVDSC, from the coding sequence atggctactactggctgttttgcctgttcagagtgtggcatgtttagtttaacgcccttttccacctctagcgataaatatagtggttgtatttgtagtaagtgtcagctagttagctctctggtggataaagtggaccagctagaagtgcgcatccggagcttattattgttgagggataaacagcgagattcagtgttagcaactccgggtgccttagggagagttagcacccccacgactccggcgttagagccctcacagcggggtgaatgggtgacgtctcggcgtcatagccggaaagctaaggctgatgctaacgctgaggccaaagctagcccaccgggacaccacgctcctccgattcgcgtgtcaaacaggtttgccccgctcagcgaagcacccgctgaggagcctgttaagagtgctctggttataggagactctattgttcggcacgtgaaattagctactcctttaggggcgccggcagtaacagttagctgtttatcgggagccagagcgccggatattagtggcaaccttagactgttagctaataggagatattcgagggtagtcattcatgtaggggccaatgatattcgtctgcggcagtctgaggtaactaagggtaatattacagaggtgattaaactggcccagacgatgtccgatgccgtaatctgctctggtcccataccaatgcggcgtggcgacgaagcttacagcagactttgggcgttaaactgctggatgtccaagcggtgttccgaaaatcaagtgggctttatagacaattggttacgttttgagggcaagcctggtcttataggtagggatggtatccaccccacgcgggagggtgctgccttactctcttgcagtatagcacatagtcttttagttagtcggcagagtagtgtagatagctgctga